AATTACCTGTACTGCAGAAAAGAGCGTGGAAAGTAATATAATCAGTTTTATGAATTATCCAGAATATATATTTCCAGTAGGAAGACTCGACAAAGCCTCTCAAGGATTAATATTGATGACAAATGATGGAGACCTTGCAAATAAAATTTTAGAATCAGAAAACCAGCATGAGAAAGAATATATAGTAACTGTAAATAAGCCTTTTGATGAATGTTTTATAAAAGGAATGTCTGAAGGTGTGCAAATTTGTAGTGTTATCACAAGAGCTTGCAAAGTTAGTAAGGTAAGCGCAGATACTTTTCGTATTATTTTAACCCAGGGACTCAATAAACAAATCCGCAGAATGTGCGGTGCTTTTGGATACAAGGTTGTGAGACTAGAAAGAACTCGAATTATTAATATAAAAATTGAGGGAATAGATAACGGCGAGTGGCGCCACTTAACAGAGAAAGAGGTAATGGAATTGAGGAATGGATAGAAATAATAAGTTATTTATAAATCTGTTAAATACAATCTTTATAATCCTTGACTAAAATATATGAAAAAGAAAATACTATACTGAAAAGTATTTTTGTAGGAGGATTATAAATGAAAAAATTTGTTTGCACAGTATGTGGATATATACATGAAGGAACTGAGCCACCAGAAATATGCCCAATTTGTAAAGCTGATAAAAGTAAATTCAATGAGGTAAAAGATAACTTAGAATGGGCGGATGACCACATGATTGGGGTGGCAAAAGATGTGGATAGTGAGATTGTAAGTGACCTAAGAGCAAACTTTATAGCTGAATGTACAGAGGTGGGTATGTATCTTGCTATGGCAAGGCAGGCATATAGAGAAGGTCTTCCAGAGGTTGGTGAGGCATATAAAAGAATTGCTTCTGAAGAAGCAGAACATGCATCTAAGTTTGCAGAGCTTTTAGGTGAAGTGGTTAAGCCCAATACGAAAGAAAATTTAAAGGCGCGAGTTGAAGCCGAGTATGGAGCCTGTGCTGGAAAGAAAAAGCTTGCAGCTCTTGCAAAAGAAAAAAATCTTGATGCTATTCATGATACAGTTCATGAAATGTGCAAAGATGAAGCAAGACATGGAAGGGCTTTTAAAGGGCTTTTAGAAAGATATTTTGATAAATAAATAGTTACAAAGGGCCCCTTAGATAGATACTAAGGGGCCCTTTTTTTATTAAAAACATTTGTTTATGTGGTTTTAAAAGTTGAACAATTAGTTTCTAAGTACAAATTCACATTATCGCCACTGACATTTATAGATTTAGCACTACAGAGATTATTTGAGTTATAGCTACAAGTGCCTACGTTGCAGGTAATTGCGGTACATTCATTACCACTTTCATTAACATTATTGGTAAGATCACTATAGATTTTAGCATCTAAAAAAGAAGCACAACATGTTTCACAATCTTCTTTAGCACTTTTTCCACCAACATTTACTATGTTAGCAAAGCAGATATTTTCATCATTATGGGAGCAATTTGAAACACTACAGTTAATTTTTGACATAGTATCCCTCCTTAATCACCTTCAAAAATCCGTCCTATCTTTGACTTATTATTTTTTCAGATGTCTTATTATACCTACTAAGAAGTTTAACCAAAAATAAAGAAAATATTTATAATAGTGTTTTTAAATAAAAGAATTATCAATTTTGCTATAGTTCTCTTTATTTTAAAGGATTTTTTATGAAAGTATAGAATGCTAATACTAGGTAACTATTGGAAATAAGTAAAAGATAGATATATATTAATTATAAGTACTTTAATATAATCAGCATACGCAAATTTAAAGGAGATTAGAAAATATGCCAGACTGTAAAATCAATATGGATATAAAAATATTAGTTGTGGAAGATGAAGTATCCATTAATGATATTTTAACAACTGAATTAAAAGCAGATGGATATAGTGTAAGAAGATACACTCTTATGCTGCTTTAATATTATAAAAAAATAGATTTTTGCAGATTTTAAAATAAGTGAGCAACTTTATATATATGCAATACGTACTACCGTATATAGAAAAATATATGATTGCACTAGTTGTAATAATTTGGTAGGATATACTTATATAGATAAATTAATTGGACAATTTGTATTTTATATAAGGTCTACACTTAGTGACTTTGCAAAAGGGGGCTGTTTATGAAGTTCATAAAGAAAAGTTTAAGTTTTTTCTTAAGCCTTACATTAATTATGATTGTAAATGCTGTGATAGGCATAGGCTCAATTAGAATAGGCATATTTCCAAGGCTTCAGAGTTATTTAGTTACATCTTTTATGGTTACTATGAGACATCAATATGTAGCAAATATTGTGGCGACAGGAAGTACCCTCGATAAAATAATGGCCTCCAACACAGTTGCAACAATTAGTGAGGGTACTAATACGGAGGAGATAAAGATAATTGACGAGGAACCACAGGAAGACGCGTTAGGGGATTTATTTAAAAATAAAGGGACGCCAGATGTAAACTTAACCAATATAAACAATGATAAATTCAGAGGATATATACTTACTGTTAGTAATCCTAAAAGAATAAAATTAGCTGTCACAAAAGGCCTAGGAGAGTCTGGAACATTCATAAATGATTTAATTAAAGAAGAAAAGGGAATAGCGGGGGTTAATGCTTCAGGGTTTGTGGACGTAGCTGGAAAAGGAAATGGTGGAGTGCCTACAGGCATTATTATAAAGGATGGAGAAATATTATATTATGAAAAGGGGTTTAAAAGCTATAGTCTAATAGGATTCAATAAAAGTGGAATATTAATTTTAGGAAACTATACTATAAAACAAATTAAGGATCTAAACATACAAGATGGAGTATCCTTTGGACCGTTTCTCATAGTAAACAATAGACCAGCAAAAATTTATGGGGATGGAGGCTGGGGAATTAATCCTAGAACAGCCATTGGTCAAAAAGAAGATGGTAGCGTTGTTTTTGTTGTAATAGATGGAAGGCAATTGCAGTCAATAGGAGCAACAATAAGAGAAATACAAGACATAATGATAACAGAGGGCTGCATTAATGCTGCCAACTTAGATGGTGGTTCATCTTCTGTTATGTACTATGAGGGGAAGCTTATAAACAGTCCAAGTAGTAAGTATGGAGAGAGGCCTCTTCCAAGTGCTTGGATAATAAAATAAAGAAATCATTATATTTTAAATTCAGTGCTTTTACACTGTGGAATGTGGTATAATAAAAATAATGTAGTAAAAATGAACATGCGTATTTTAGAGAAAAATTAAAATATTAAATAAAAATTAGGGAAATATTAAAGTTATACGCAATTTTAAATCCCTTATAGGAATGTAAAATAAATAACATGTCAAAGATGTAATTGACTAGTTATTTTTTGAAGATTCTTAAATAGAAGAAAGAGGTGTCCTATTATAAATAAGGAAAATAAAACAGAAGAAACTAAAGTTGAGATTAAATCCAACAAACACCAAACACTAGAAGAAGTTACAATTTTAAAATTAGTTAAAA
This DNA window, taken from Clostridium estertheticum, encodes the following:
- a CDS encoding DUF1540 domain-containing protein, translating into MSKINCSVSNCSHNDENICFANIVNVGGKSAKEDCETCCASFLDAKIYSDLTNNVNESGNECTAITCNVGTCSYNSNNLCSAKSINVSGDNVNLYLETNCSTFKTT
- a CDS encoding pseudouridine synthase: MRINKLLSNHGICSRTYANRLIQEKRIIVNGHLCIQGQWVEEEDIILIDNEPIPVKDKVYIALNKPVGITCTAEKSVESNIISFMNYPEYIFPVGRLDKASQGLILMTNDGDLANKILESENQHEKEYIVTVNKPFDECFIKGMSEGVQICSVITRACKVSKVSADTFRIILTQGLNKQIRRMCGAFGYKVVRLERTRIINIKIEGIDNGEWRHLTEKEVMELRNG
- a CDS encoding NADH peroxidase; this encodes MKKFVCTVCGYIHEGTEPPEICPICKADKSKFNEVKDNLEWADDHMIGVAKDVDSEIVSDLRANFIAECTEVGMYLAMARQAYREGLPEVGEAYKRIASEEAEHASKFAELLGEVVKPNTKENLKARVEAEYGACAGKKKLAALAKEKNLDAIHDTVHEMCKDEARHGRAFKGLLERYFDK
- a CDS encoding phosphodiester glycosidase family protein encodes the protein MKFIKKSLSFFLSLTLIMIVNAVIGIGSIRIGIFPRLQSYLVTSFMVTMRHQYVANIVATGSTLDKIMASNTVATISEGTNTEEIKIIDEEPQEDALGDLFKNKGTPDVNLTNINNDKFRGYILTVSNPKRIKLAVTKGLGESGTFINDLIKEEKGIAGVNASGFVDVAGKGNGGVPTGIIIKDGEILYYEKGFKSYSLIGFNKSGILILGNYTIKQIKDLNIQDGVSFGPFLIVNNRPAKIYGDGGWGINPRTAIGQKEDGSVVFVVIDGRQLQSIGATIREIQDIMITEGCINAANLDGGSSSVMYYEGKLINSPSSKYGERPLPSAWIIK